The Microcoleus sp. AS-A8 genome contains a region encoding:
- a CDS encoding bi-domain-containing oxidoreductase, whose amino-acid sequence MPKPAVEAGCVLIRVHYSFVSVGTEIASLRPTPSIVSQGASVEQAKAYASLARTYLGLALRHPDKAIRRVTQMARGQIATLLPARSSVPTLTLTSGQLDWTRCAATEVEVQDGQLKVVTDDSDAAYQVMSQAIEVPVGQVPIVRVKGQVHEGAIALGWLNENRDAWLGSRSYEVGQFEDSLIFDLQGSQTFTLVLTTAGAGQASRVTLESLEVLMAPPTENGLPHSELDDQGWNVGYSAVGEVVEVGEGISDLVAGDLVACGGAGQANHADYVSVRRNLVCRIPQGCPEKLAASTTVGAIALQGVRRAAPQLGEKICVLGLGLIGQIIVQLLRANGCTVIALDLDQHRVERAKSLGMEAGTDNPETLKQIVRDITGGYGVDRTLIAAATKSDAVINLAMEVTRAKGTVVIVGDVGLNVQRTLFYRKEIDLLMSTSYGPGRYDRSYEEEGRDYPFSYVRWTLNRNMQAYLELIASGRINIEALIDKVVSIDEAPAVYKTLATGKDSLPLGVLIQYPDDTRNLPEPPEATYITIRGHRKAPGELINYALVGAGAFGTSMLVPQMQKRKDRFFLRGVVSRDTTRGGNFARANQVELFTTELDPVLQNPAFDLVVISTRHCEHAEQVSQSLKAGKHVFVEKPLALSWEELDLVVKTYESLEQRPLVMVGFNRRFSPALQALKQALQERRSPLIVNYRLNGGYIPLDSWIQTQQGGGRNLGEACHMYDVFRFLADAPVTSISATSIDPAALPYQRNDNFCATLAYQDGSVGNLVYTALGPKQGLPKERIEVYCDGEVYIVDDYKSLSRASDSTVLWQSNEVDKGHFEELSRFGDAIASGTEAPIPFEQIVETTAVALHVEDLIYPRES is encoded by the coding sequence ATGCCTAAACCAGCCGTGGAAGCTGGCTGTGTTTTGATCCGTGTGCACTATTCTTTTGTCAGTGTAGGAACCGAGATCGCTTCTTTACGTCCTACCCCGTCTATTGTGAGCCAAGGCGCTTCTGTGGAACAGGCCAAAGCCTATGCCAGTCTTGCCCGAACTTACCTGGGATTAGCTCTACGCCATCCCGATAAAGCGATTCGACGTGTGACTCAAATGGCGAGAGGGCAGATAGCTACTCTGCTGCCTGCAAGATCGAGCGTACCGACATTGACCCTGACCAGCGGTCAGCTGGATTGGACTCGTTGTGCCGCTACTGAGGTTGAGGTGCAGGACGGTCAGTTGAAGGTGGTGACCGATGATTCAGACGCGGCTTATCAAGTCATGTCACAGGCGATTGAGGTGCCTGTCGGTCAAGTTCCCATTGTGCGGGTTAAGGGTCAGGTTCATGAAGGTGCGATCGCACTCGGCTGGTTGAATGAGAATCGGGACGCTTGGTTAGGCTCTCGTTCCTATGAGGTAGGACAATTTGAAGACTCCCTCATCTTCGATTTGCAAGGTTCACAAACCTTCACCCTAGTCCTGACAACAGCAGGAGCCGGTCAGGCATCGCGAGTCACCTTGGAAAGTTTGGAAGTCCTCATGGCTCCTCCCACAGAAAATGGACTGCCTCACAGCGAATTGGATGACCAAGGCTGGAACGTAGGCTATTCGGCTGTTGGTGAGGTGGTAGAAGTCGGAGAGGGAATTAGCGATTTAGTCGCGGGAGATCTAGTGGCCTGTGGAGGGGCCGGTCAAGCGAATCATGCCGATTACGTAAGCGTGCGCCGGAACTTGGTTTGCCGCATTCCTCAGGGATGTCCAGAGAAGTTAGCCGCCTCTACCACAGTAGGCGCGATCGCATTACAAGGGGTACGCAGGGCAGCACCCCAGTTAGGGGAGAAAATCTGCGTTTTAGGGTTAGGTTTGATTGGTCAGATTATCGTGCAGCTCCTCCGTGCGAATGGCTGCACCGTCATTGCTTTAGATCTGGATCAACACAGAGTCGAGCGTGCCAAAAGCTTGGGCATGGAGGCAGGTACAGACAACCCGGAGACACTCAAACAGATCGTGCGGGATATAACAGGGGGCTACGGAGTAGACCGAACCTTAATCGCAGCAGCGACCAAATCCGATGCCGTGATTAACTTGGCGATGGAGGTAACCCGCGCCAAAGGAACGGTTGTGATTGTCGGGGATGTTGGCCTCAATGTACAAAGAACTCTGTTTTACCGCAAAGAAATAGACCTGCTGATGAGTACCTCCTATGGCCCAGGTCGATATGACCGGTCTTATGAGGAGGAGGGGCGGGATTATCCGTTTTCCTATGTCCGGTGGACTCTCAACCGGAACATGCAGGCTTATCTTGAATTAATTGCTTCGGGTCGCATCAATATAGAAGCCCTGATCGACAAAGTAGTTTCGATTGATGAAGCTCCTGCTGTCTATAAGACTCTGGCGACAGGTAAAGACAGTCTGCCTCTCGGAGTGCTGATTCAATACCCCGACGATACCCGAAATTTACCGGAACCGCCTGAAGCGACATACATCACAATTCGGGGGCACAGAAAAGCACCAGGCGAGCTGATTAATTATGCCTTAGTGGGAGCAGGGGCATTTGGCACGAGTATGCTAGTTCCCCAAATGCAAAAACGCAAAGATCGGTTTTTCTTGCGAGGTGTAGTTAGCCGTGATACCACTCGTGGCGGGAACTTTGCCCGTGCTAACCAGGTCGAGCTATTCACCACAGAACTCGATCCCGTGTTGCAGAACCCAGCCTTTGATCTGGTTGTGATTAGCACCCGTCACTGCGAACATGCAGAACAGGTAAGCCAAAGCCTAAAAGCAGGGAAACATGTATTTGTCGAGAAACCGTTAGCGTTGAGCTGGGAAGAACTGGATTTGGTGGTCAAAACCTACGAGAGTTTGGAGCAACGACCCCTTGTGATGGTTGGCTTCAATCGGCGTTTTTCTCCAGCCTTGCAGGCGCTCAAACAAGCTTTGCAAGAAAGGCGATCTCCCCTAATCGTCAATTACCGACTCAACGGCGGCTACATTCCCCTAGATAGTTGGATTCAGACCCAACAGGGTGGCGGACGCAATCTGGGAGAAGCCTGTCATATGTATGATGTGTTTCGATTCCTGGCAGATGCACCGGTCACTTCAATCAGTGCCACTTCTATAGACCCCGCTGCGTTACCGTACCAGCGCAATGACAACTTCTGCGCCACACTCGCCTACCAAGACGGGAGTGTAGGCAATCTAGTCTATACGGCTTTAGGGCCAAAACAGGGGTTGCCAAAAGAGCGGATTGAGGTGTACTGTGACGGCGAAGTCTATATCGTCGATGACTATAAAAGTCTGAGCAGAGCCAGTGATAGTACAGTCCTATGGCAAAGTAACGAGGTGGATAAAGGTCATTTTGAAGAGTTGAGTCGGTTCGGAGATGCCATTGCGAGTGGCACAGAAGCACCGATTCCATTTGAGCAAATTGTCGAAACGACAGCGGTGGCCTTACACGTTGAAGACTTAATTTATCCGCGTGAATCTTGA
- a CDS encoding methyltransferase domain-containing protein has product MQKYLYLAPPVEGWLVGVFGDDRLIQFTERHKIQLDLPSLQGITDPFQELERHENIEGVVIGLQRGWLGWTHLRLAQKALRLNRRVWLYWPKEDAIERVDEERLQSHWRHLFAIQGYKALRPLQAVSNSKSALREHYRLARSMYRGQSYTYLGRQADEKTASVANILAELEEAVRSAEPIPVTHLDRQPDAEHPLTGCGVYLRTDFWVRIDSGGSYGHTCHVAKELAKVTEKLVCFMPHQYSLLDDFGLSQVVLAPAGEDGSEGTILQSTKHYYQLLKPAIESLRPLYIYERLCLGNYAGVLLSQKLKIPYIVEYNGSEISMKRSFDGSGYQYEDIYLKAEEAAFRQATLISVVSEAVKEDLVARGVEPSKILINPNGADIQAYAPLPPDKKSTLRQELGFDDSHRVIGFIGTFGGWHGIDVLAAAIPKICQQLPECRFLLIGDGNYKHLVDQQIAKHQLSQQVLSVGRVPQKEGARLLTACDIYVAPHNSHMVDRRFFGSPTKLFEYMALGGGIVASDLEQLGQVLSPAMRPGNLGNPDLTVSNQRAVLCTPGDIEEFVSAVVELAKRPELCQILGQNARQAVVEHYAWNHHVAKLWRFLRGEITSEGFTVDSPNNNIEPLDLQKLDTGDAYKNETQSQWNNNPCGSQYVKQAQRHTLDWFLEVEAYRYGEYAPWMAETMEFAKHSGKKLLEIGAGIGTDLCQFALNGADVTDVDLSAGHLELAKENFRLRGLTGNFIHQDAEDLPFDNNSFDVVYSNGVIHHTPNTIQLVKEIYRVLKPGGKVIIMVYAENSLHYWRSLVGNLGLMKGELLDVSMGEIMSRHVEISENNAKPLVKVYTKKRLKNMFREFVNIEIVQRQITAPELPSSLRWIPLDLVGKLVGWNLVIKANKPEKA; this is encoded by the coding sequence ATGCAGAAATACCTCTATCTGGCTCCACCTGTTGAAGGTTGGCTTGTAGGCGTTTTTGGCGATGACCGCCTGATTCAGTTCACCGAACGCCACAAAATACAATTAGACTTGCCCTCCCTGCAAGGGATTACCGACCCATTTCAAGAGCTGGAACGTCATGAGAACATTGAAGGCGTTGTGATTGGCTTACAGCGGGGCTGGTTGGGATGGACACATCTGAGGTTAGCCCAAAAGGCTTTAAGGCTGAATCGGCGGGTGTGGTTGTACTGGCCAAAAGAAGACGCGATCGAACGTGTCGATGAAGAACGCCTACAGAGTCATTGGCGGCATTTATTTGCGATTCAAGGTTACAAAGCTCTGCGTCCTCTGCAAGCTGTTTCAAATTCAAAATCGGCGTTGCGCGAACATTATCGGCTGGCACGCAGCATGTATCGTGGGCAGTCTTACACGTACTTGGGTCGCCAAGCTGATGAAAAAACAGCAAGTGTAGCGAACATCCTCGCTGAACTTGAAGAGGCGGTAAGAAGCGCTGAACCCATTCCTGTGACTCACCTCGATCGCCAACCGGATGCCGAACATCCGCTCACAGGGTGTGGAGTGTATTTACGCACAGACTTCTGGGTACGGATCGATTCAGGCGGTAGCTATGGTCACACCTGCCATGTAGCCAAGGAACTCGCCAAAGTCACCGAGAAGCTGGTGTGCTTCATGCCCCATCAGTATTCGCTACTAGATGATTTTGGTCTCTCTCAAGTGGTTCTCGCTCCTGCGGGTGAGGATGGCAGCGAAGGAACGATTTTACAGAGTACCAAGCACTATTACCAACTTTTAAAACCAGCGATCGAAAGCTTGCGTCCGCTTTATATCTACGAGAGGTTGTGCTTGGGGAATTATGCAGGCGTCCTCTTGAGTCAAAAGCTGAAGATACCCTACATCGTTGAGTACAACGGCTCAGAAATCTCCATGAAGCGGAGTTTTGATGGTAGTGGGTATCAATATGAGGATATTTATCTGAAAGCAGAAGAAGCGGCGTTTCGACAAGCTACTTTGATTTCTGTTGTATCAGAAGCGGTTAAAGAGGATTTGGTCGCACGCGGGGTCGAGCCATCCAAAATTTTAATTAACCCCAATGGCGCTGATATCCAGGCTTATGCTCCTTTACCTCCTGACAAAAAAAGCACCTTGCGCCAGGAATTGGGCTTCGACGACTCCCATCGGGTTATTGGATTTATCGGCACCTTCGGTGGTTGGCACGGAATTGACGTACTAGCGGCGGCGATTCCTAAAATTTGTCAGCAACTGCCCGAATGTCGCTTTCTCCTCATTGGTGATGGCAACTACAAGCATTTAGTGGACCAACAGATTGCCAAGCATCAACTTTCTCAACAAGTATTAAGTGTTGGTCGCGTTCCCCAGAAAGAAGGTGCTCGTCTCCTAACGGCTTGTGATATTTACGTTGCCCCTCACAACAGCCATATGGTCGATCGCCGCTTCTTCGGTTCTCCAACCAAGCTCTTTGAGTATATGGCTCTAGGGGGCGGTATTGTGGCTAGCGACTTAGAACAGCTTGGCCAGGTTCTTTCCCCCGCTATGCGTCCTGGAAACCTGGGCAACCCAGATCTAACGGTGAGCAACCAACGTGCTGTGCTGTGTACCCCTGGCGATATCGAAGAATTTGTCAGTGCTGTTGTGGAATTAGCCAAACGACCTGAATTGTGCCAAATTCTGGGTCAGAATGCACGTCAAGCGGTCGTTGAGCATTATGCCTGGAACCATCATGTCGCCAAACTTTGGCGTTTTCTCAGAGGAGAAATCACCTCAGAGGGGTTTACCGTTGATTCGCCAAACAACAATATCGAGCCACTCGATTTACAAAAGCTCGATACTGGCGATGCCTATAAAAATGAAACGCAATCCCAGTGGAACAATAATCCTTGTGGTTCACAATATGTCAAACAGGCACAGCGTCATACCCTAGATTGGTTCTTGGAAGTAGAAGCATACCGCTATGGTGAATACGCGCCTTGGATGGCAGAGACGATGGAATTTGCCAAACATAGCGGCAAAAAACTTCTAGAGATTGGCGCTGGAATCGGTACCGATCTGTGCCAATTTGCTCTCAACGGTGCTGATGTTACTGATGTTGACCTTTCGGCTGGACACTTGGAACTGGCTAAAGAAAACTTTAGATTGCGGGGTTTGACAGGTAACTTTATTCACCAGGATGCGGAAGATTTACCGTTTGATAACAACAGTTTTGATGTTGTCTACAGCAATGGGGTGATTCACCATACCCCTAATACAATCCAACTGGTGAAGGAAATTTACCGCGTACTTAAACCCGGTGGAAAAGTCATTATTATGGTCTACGCTGAGAACTCATTACACTACTGGCGTAGTCTGGTTGGTAACCTTGGACTCATGAAAGGTGAGCTGCTGGATGTCTCAATGGGTGAAATAATGTCGCGTCACGTTGAGATTTCTGAAAATAATGCTAAACCTCTGGTTAAGGTCTATACCAAAAAAAGACTGAAAAATATGTTCAGAGAATTTGTCAATATCGAGATTGTGCAACGACAAATTACAGCACCGGAATTACCAAGCTCACTACGCTGGATACCGTTGGACTTGGTTGGCAAACTGGTAGGCTGGAACCTGGTAATCAAAGCGAATAAACCGGAGAAGGCGTAA
- a CDS encoding heparinase II/III family protein, translated as MVVRLPNWLRRLAKRAPQQKAKELSLPDLTSDLASAGLSFDRWYASLQGLGSLYAELSAETIDHLRSLCGDRISTTITAANQILAHQFDLLGSGKYTPIEPERAISSQGYRPIDWYLDPVSKLRFPQGIPHKEWNLFQMRPSQEADIKLPWELARCQHWVTLGQAYRLTNDDRYAWEIAHQLHDFREANPVGMGIHWTCTMDVALRALNWALAFSLIGQYQGLPADFWRQAYEALFEHGVFIYGNLENNYEVTSNHFLSNVVGLYYLASVFRDLPQGRIWNQFCRESLEQEIQVQVLDDGADYESSVPYHRLVTELFLGAARLAEFRGEPLSEAYCDRLYKMVDFLVGVMRPDGLMPQIGDADDGRLHIFTDYGTWQPQDARHLLAPAAFLLNEPAWLQQAGVTGCWEAAWWGFDIGQLSPKDQPPPELFKLFPQAGLAVMREGGHYLLVSNGVVGTKGFGNHKHNDQLSFEYHADGIPLLVDPGSYVYTSDFAARNLFRSTGYHNTLCIDEEEQNEMRPEWIFRLFETARAETLDFRVTEQYGEYWGKHIGYQRLSHPVTHERRFRLEKESGALFILDRLNGTGKHQLVWHFHCAPGVEVTQVERGIYQLSAGNGRFYLRTPETLEGTIRDAWYSPSYGVRLPCRAIDLSLNTELEPVESWFFAMAGEACFTQPQWAAQLTSILQSMALG; from the coding sequence ATGGTTGTCCGGCTGCCTAATTGGTTAAGGCGTTTAGCCAAACGCGCACCCCAGCAAAAGGCGAAAGAGCTATCTTTGCCAGATTTGACTTCCGATTTAGCTAGCGCTGGACTGTCCTTCGATCGCTGGTATGCGAGTCTGCAAGGGTTAGGGAGTTTGTATGCGGAGTTGTCGGCAGAAACGATAGACCATTTGCGATCGCTGTGCGGCGATCGCATCTCCACTACCATTACCGCAGCCAATCAGATACTTGCCCATCAGTTCGACTTACTCGGCAGCGGCAAATATACACCCATCGAGCCAGAGCGTGCGATTAGTTCTCAGGGTTATCGTCCCATTGATTGGTATTTAGACCCGGTGTCTAAACTCCGCTTTCCTCAGGGAATTCCTCATAAAGAATGGAATTTATTCCAGATGCGCCCTAGTCAGGAAGCGGACATCAAGCTTCCCTGGGAACTAGCCCGGTGCCAGCATTGGGTAACTTTGGGGCAAGCTTATCGGCTAACCAACGATGACCGCTATGCCTGGGAAATTGCCCATCAGTTGCATGACTTTAGGGAAGCCAATCCAGTGGGTATGGGTATTCACTGGACTTGTACGATGGATGTTGCGCTTCGAGCCTTGAACTGGGCACTCGCTTTTTCCTTAATCGGTCAGTACCAAGGATTGCCAGCAGACTTTTGGCGGCAGGCTTATGAAGCTCTATTTGAGCATGGGGTATTTATCTACGGGAACCTGGAAAATAACTACGAGGTAACCAGCAATCACTTCTTGAGCAATGTAGTTGGTTTATACTACCTAGCCAGTGTCTTCCGGGACTTGCCTCAAGGTCGTATTTGGAACCAATTCTGCCGAGAATCTCTCGAACAAGAAATCCAGGTTCAGGTACTTGATGATGGGGCAGATTATGAGTCATCTGTCCCCTATCACCGTTTGGTAACAGAATTGTTTCTCGGTGCTGCCCGACTTGCTGAGTTTCGGGGTGAACCTCTATCCGAGGCTTATTGCGATCGCCTCTACAAAATGGTTGACTTCCTCGTGGGGGTGATGCGTCCCGATGGCTTGATGCCCCAAATTGGCGATGCTGATGATGGACGATTGCATATTTTCACCGACTACGGAACCTGGCAACCCCAAGATGCACGCCATCTTTTGGCTCCGGCTGCCTTCTTGCTGAATGAACCCGCTTGGCTGCAACAGGCTGGAGTGACTGGCTGTTGGGAAGCCGCTTGGTGGGGCTTCGATATTGGACAACTTTCTCCAAAAGATCAGCCTCCACCCGAATTATTCAAACTGTTTCCACAAGCAGGATTGGCTGTGATGCGGGAGGGCGGACATTATCTGTTGGTGAGTAACGGCGTGGTGGGCACCAAAGGGTTTGGCAACCACAAGCACAACGATCAGCTGAGTTTTGAATATCATGCTGATGGCATCCCACTGTTGGTTGACCCCGGCAGTTACGTTTATACGTCAGACTTCGCTGCCAGAAACCTCTTCCGGAGTACTGGCTATCACAATACCTTGTGTATTGATGAGGAAGAACAAAATGAGATGCGCCCAGAATGGATATTTCGCCTGTTTGAAACAGCTCGTGCAGAAACCTTAGACTTTCGAGTTACCGAGCAGTATGGGGAATACTGGGGCAAACATATTGGGTATCAGCGCTTAAGCCATCCTGTAACTCACGAACGTCGCTTTCGACTGGAAAAAGAATCAGGAGCCTTATTTATCCTCGACAGACTCAACGGAACGGGCAAGCATCAGTTAGTCTGGCATTTTCATTGCGCTCCTGGGGTGGAAGTGACACAAGTGGAAAGGGGAATCTATCAGCTGTCTGCTGGAAATGGGCGTTTTTATTTGCGTACTCCAGAAACCCTAGAGGGAACAATCCGCGATGCCTGGTATTCTCCATCTTATGGCGTGCGGTTACCGTGCCGAGCAATTGACTTAAGCCTAAATACGGAACTGGAACCTGTAGAATCCTGGTTTTTTGCAATGGCTGGTGAAGCGTGTTTTACACAACCCCAATGGGCAGCCCAATTAACATCCATTTTGCAGTCAATGGCTCTGGGATAA
- a CDS encoding ABC transporter permease, translating into MRSLLTTIAGSTLDASRTILRYRKIIWATTRVELAKRYSGSALGLAWVFLHPALLLSIYIFVYVVIFKVRFPGYGQSYYVLYIFSGLIPYLGFWDAISGGSLCIKQNIHLVKNVMLPIELIPVRAVAVGMVTQVVSTGILILLVGFKGSLTFHLIWLPLVFLLQVMFLVGLVWILAALAVVLPDISYFINLFLLLLMYISPIGFTPDMIPSHLKLMIYLNPIYYMLEMYRDSILKGQLPAIDTLAIYVIMCTGFFALGAAFFKRFKSMLVDYE; encoded by the coding sequence ATGCGCTCTCTATTGACTACAATTGCTGGTTCTACATTAGATGCAAGCCGCACAATCCTGCGCTACCGGAAAATTATCTGGGCTACCACCAGAGTGGAACTTGCCAAACGCTACTCCGGCTCAGCACTTGGATTAGCGTGGGTCTTTTTACATCCGGCTTTATTACTGTCTATCTATATATTCGTATATGTCGTAATTTTTAAAGTTCGGTTTCCGGGCTATGGTCAATCCTATTATGTCCTCTATATATTCAGTGGTTTAATTCCTTATTTAGGCTTTTGGGATGCTATTTCTGGCGGTTCCTTATGCATTAAACAGAATATTCATTTAGTTAAAAATGTCATGCTACCTATTGAGCTGATACCCGTAAGGGCAGTGGCAGTTGGTATGGTGACACAGGTAGTAAGTACGGGCATTTTGATTTTATTGGTAGGATTCAAAGGTTCCTTAACGTTTCATTTAATTTGGCTACCCTTGGTTTTTCTATTACAGGTCATGTTCCTAGTCGGTCTTGTTTGGATACTGGCTGCCTTGGCAGTGGTATTGCCAGATATTTCTTATTTTATAAATTTGTTTTTGCTGCTTTTAATGTATATATCTCCTATCGGATTTACTCCCGACATGATTCCATCTCATTTAAAATTAATGATATATTTAAACCCAATCTATTACATGCTTGAGATGTATCGAGATAGTATACTAAAAGGGCAGTTGCCAGCGATAGATACGCTGGCAATTTATGTGATTATGTGTACAGGATTTTTTGCTCTGGGTGCAGCATTTTTTAAACGATTCAAAAGTATGCTAGTGGATTATGAATAA
- a CDS encoding ABC transporter ATP-binding protein: protein MNNVIIQARELTKVYRLYSKPQYRFLDMFGLLGKKRGAFTEHAALDGVNLDIRRGEKVAVIGRNGAGKSTFLKLVTQVTQPTSGQIKVRGKVHALLQIGTGFHPDFTGRENVYAYLAQLGVTGREADRKCAEIIEFAELEEYIDQPVKTYSTGMGARLMFSTSTAITPNLLVLDEVLGVGDAYFTQKSYERIRELCEGEGTTLLLVTHDIYSASKICDRVIWIDRGRVLMDGNAPTVIKAYEDSIRAQEEQRLRLRKQAKLQELKANHQSRALDYILLEIRSRDNKPQPCPVYFSEISLYNQGVPIASLPLGVNGFDNEDNSHLQQEGTSWGDTVFWEGRQSRPMLNYGSPFHKVAGVFVTPGLFTDADKTQIDLLMEYWSDEPCDLVLRAFIKGREIDLGPLPPTKGQWIKHSVQCLYEGKQGEHRNLEPLSEINTSGVYGSGVIVVQNVKTVDDCGKDTHFLSHGKGMSFLIEYQIVKPTFNERAQVIIVLHKDGVQDVCRFITRDLLFDATKNNKGIIRLNIPRLMLGAGTYSVTIMVVKEKYFDQEQTIFFSINPSVYAVISKVIDIQVTDGGLLGSGTIFVGHGEWSMDFNHELLSPYNS, encoded by the coding sequence ATGAATAATGTCATTATCCAGGCTAGGGAGTTGACGAAGGTTTACCGTCTTTACAGCAAGCCTCAGTACCGCTTCTTGGATATGTTCGGACTACTGGGTAAAAAACGCGGGGCTTTTACGGAACATGCGGCGCTAGACGGGGTCAATCTGGATATCCGGCGCGGTGAAAAGGTGGCTGTCATAGGGCGCAATGGTGCTGGGAAAAGTACGTTTTTGAAGCTGGTAACCCAGGTCACGCAACCCACTTCAGGTCAGATTAAGGTAAGAGGCAAGGTACACGCTCTACTGCAAATTGGGACGGGTTTTCACCCAGATTTTACAGGTCGGGAGAATGTTTACGCTTACTTGGCTCAACTGGGCGTGACGGGTAGAGAGGCTGACCGCAAGTGTGCTGAGATTATTGAATTTGCTGAATTGGAAGAATATATCGATCAGCCGGTGAAAACCTACTCCACGGGGATGGGTGCTCGGTTGATGTTTTCCACTTCAACGGCAATTACTCCCAATTTGCTGGTACTTGATGAGGTGCTAGGGGTAGGCGATGCTTATTTTACTCAGAAAAGTTATGAGCGAATTCGGGAGTTATGCGAAGGGGAAGGGACTACACTGCTATTGGTAACCCATGATATTTACTCAGCCTCAAAAATTTGCGATCGCGTAATTTGGATTGACCGAGGGCGCGTCTTGATGGATGGCAATGCTCCAACTGTCATCAAGGCTTATGAGGACTCGATCCGGGCGCAAGAAGAACAGCGTTTGCGCTTGCGTAAACAGGCAAAGTTGCAAGAACTCAAAGCCAATCATCAAAGTCGTGCACTTGATTATATCTTGCTGGAAATACGCAGCCGGGACAACAAGCCACAGCCCTGTCCTGTCTATTTCAGCGAAATATCTCTCTATAATCAGGGTGTGCCAATTGCCAGCCTGCCTCTGGGCGTCAATGGCTTCGATAATGAAGACAACTCGCATTTACAGCAGGAAGGTACATCCTGGGGCGACACTGTTTTCTGGGAAGGGCGTCAATCCCGCCCCATGCTTAATTACGGTTCCCCGTTTCACAAAGTTGCAGGCGTGTTTGTGACTCCGGGACTATTCACAGATGCCGACAAAACACAGATCGACTTATTGATGGAATATTGGTCGGACGAGCCTTGTGACCTTGTCCTGCGTGCTTTCATCAAAGGACGTGAGATAGACTTGGGGCCGCTTCCGCCGACAAAGGGACAATGGATTAAACATAGTGTTCAGTGCTTATATGAGGGAAAGCAAGGCGAACACAGGAATTTAGAGCCTTTGTCGGAAATCAATACTAGTGGAGTTTATGGTTCTGGCGTTATTGTTGTGCAGAATGTAAAGACTGTTGATGATTGCGGCAAAGATACTCATTTTTTGTCACATGGCAAAGGAATGAGCTTTTTAATCGAATATCAAATTGTGAAGCCAACCTTTAATGAAAGAGCTCAAGTAATCATTGTTCTGCATAAAGATGGTGTACAAGATGTGTGCCGCTTTATTACACGGGATTTACTTTTTGATGCAACAAAAAATAATAAAGGAATAATACGCTTAAATATCCCCAGACTTATGCTAGGTGCTGGCACCTATTCTGTAACCATTATGGTAGTCAAAGAAAAATATTTTGACCAGGAACAAACAATATTTTTTTCTATTAATCCGAGTGTTTATGCAGTCATTTCAAAAGTTATTGATATCCAAGTTACTGATGGAGGTTTATTGGGTTCAGGTACTATATTCGTAGGTCATGGCGAGTGGTCTATGGACTTTAATCACGAATTATTATCACCCTACAATTCCTAA